From the genome of Chloracidobacterium sp.:
GCACGGCCGTCATCTGGGACGCGGCGAGCGGGCGGGCGCTGGTCAAGCTGGAAGGGCACAAAGATAGAGTGTGGTCGGTGGCGTTCGCGCCGGACGGGACGCGGGTCGTGACGGGGAGTTTTGACAACACCGCCATTATCTGGGACACAGCGAGCGGGCAGGCGCTTGTCAAGCTGGAAGGGGAACACAAGTACGCAGTGACCTCAGTGGCGTTCGCGCCGGACGGGACGCGGGTCGTGACGGGGAGCGACGACAAGACCGCCGTCATCTGGGAC
Proteins encoded in this window:
- a CDS encoding myosin kinase; the encoded protein is MAFKEQALEHTDGVTSVAYAPDGTRVVTGSWDGTAVIWDAASGRALVKLEGHKDRVWSVAFAPDGTRVVTGSFDNTAIIWDTASGQALVKLEGEHKYAVTSVAFAPDGTRVVTGSDDKTAVIWD